The genomic DNA ATGCGGCCGGGACCTGGGGACCCAAGGCGGCCGACGATTTGATTCGCGCCGACGGCCGCGAGTGGTACGAGCCATAGGAGCGGTGGATGGAGCATTTTTGTCGATATTTCAAGAGCTTGGATACGGAAGCCATCGAAACTTAAAGCGTTGGACAAATTTGCGCGCAGCCGTCCGCGAACAATCGTTCACAGGCTCTCGACAGGCTTATCAACAGTCTCGAGGCTGAATTTGTGCGTTGCCCTGGCGACTAGGCATGCTGATGCATGTGCATCGGGCATTGCGCGCCATTGCTGCCGCCCTTGCAGCACGCCTGCGACGGACAGCAGGCCTGCTTGCTCTGGCAGCAGGCGGGCGTATCGGCGATACGGCTGGCCAGCACGTAGCCGCTCGTTCCCAAAACACCAACCAACACCATCGCGGCCAATCCTTTAAGCGATATCAGTTTCATTGCCGGCTCCCTTTCCAGGTGGGTTTCGCTTGTGACCTTCCGCTCTCCCGCGCAGACGATTATAGGCTCGCGCCAGACTTACGGCAAAGGCGCGACGTGCGAGTTCCCGTCGCCGCCACCTGTGGCGCTTACGGCGGAGCGTGCGCTAACGTAGGGGGCCAGACGACCGAGGGCTCCTACATCATATTCGACAGCGCCATTTACGCCCCGCCGCCCTCGGCTATTGCGCGGCGCGACTCAGCTAAGGAGATCAACGATGGCCAACTCACAGAGCGTCTATATCCTAGGCGGCGGACAGAGCGACTTCGCGCGCAACTGGAACAAAGAGGGTAAGCATTTCACCGAGGTGATGCGCGAGACAGTTGGCGGCGCGATGGAGCAGGCGCGAATCGAGCCGCGCGACATCCAGACCGCGCACGTGGGCAACTTCGCTGCCGAGCTCTACGGCAAGCAAGGCCAGCTGAACGCCTTTTTTCTCGAGATCGATCCGCAATTCTCGGGATTGCCGACCTCCCGTCACGAGGCCGCCTGCGCCTCCGGTTCGATCGCGATTCTCGCCGCCGCGGCCGATATCGAAGCGGGTCATTACGACGTCGCCGGGGTGGTCGGTCTGGAGCAGATGAAAACGGTCGATTCCGCGACCGGCGGCGACTTCCTCGGCACCGCTGGATGGTACGAGCGCGAGTGCAAGGGCGTCGCCTATCCTTTCCCGGCGCTTTTTGGGCGTCTCGGCGACGAATACGACCGGCGCTACGGACTCAAGGACGAGTACCTGGCACGCATCTCGTCGATCAACTTCGCCAACGCGCGGCACAACCCTCTCGCGCAGACGCGCGGCTGGCCCAACGCCGAGACCGACGCGCAGCAGGCGAAGAAATTCGAGCAGCCGATCGCGGGCCGCATCAGGGTGCGCGATTGCTCGCAGGTGACCGACGGCGTCGCGGTGCTGTTCCTGGCTTCGGAGAAATTCGCCGCCGAGTACGCGAAGCGGCGCAATCTGAAGCTCGAGGATCTTCCGCGTATCCTCGGCTGGGGCCATCACACGGCGCGGATCGAGTTCGACAAGAAGATCGCCGAAAGCCGCGAGGACCTCTACGTGCTGCCGCATACACGCGAGGCTATCGTCGACGCCTTTCGCCGCGCCGGCCTCTCCGGCGTGGCGGAGGTCTCGGGGATCGAGACGCACGATTGCTTCACGACCTCGGAATACATGGCGATCGATCATTTCGGCATCACCAAACCCGGAGAGTCGTGGAAGGCGATCGAGGAAGGCGCGATCGAGATGGGCGGCAAGATCCCGATCAATCCGAGCGGCGGACTTATCGGCGTGGGCCATCCGGTCGGCGGCACCGGCGTGCGCCAGATGCTCGATTGCTGGCGCCAGGTGAGCGGCGCGGCGGGCGACTACCAGGTCGAAGGCGCGGAACGCTTCGCGATGCTGAATATCGGCGGGAGCGGCACGACCAGCTGCGCCTTCGTGGTGGGCAAGCACTAGCGCGTGATGCGGAGGGCGGGCTGAAAATGCCGGAATCGCTGCCGAGCTTCTCTCGCGTCGATCAGCACGGCTGGACGTTTTCTTTTCCCGACCATCCAGCGCTGCTCTGCTTCGTCAAGGAGGATTGCCCGACGTGCGGGATGACGATGCCGCTTATCGAGGCGGCGGCGGTGGCGTTTCAGGGCGAGCTTGACGTGCTCGCGATCGGGCAGGACGCGGCGGGCAACGCCCGGCTGCTGGAGCGGCACAAGCTTAACGTGCCGATGATCGACGACTCGGACCTCAAACTCTCCTACGCCTTCAACGTCGAGATCGTTCCGACAGTGGTTCTCG from Candidatus Binataceae bacterium includes the following:
- a CDS encoding acetyl-CoA acetyltransferase — translated: MANSQSVYILGGGQSDFARNWNKEGKHFTEVMRETVGGAMEQARIEPRDIQTAHVGNFAAELYGKQGQLNAFFLEIDPQFSGLPTSRHEAACASGSIAILAAAADIEAGHYDVAGVVGLEQMKTVDSATGGDFLGTAGWYERECKGVAYPFPALFGRLGDEYDRRYGLKDEYLARISSINFANARHNPLAQTRGWPNAETDAQQAKKFEQPIAGRIRVRDCSQVTDGVAVLFLASEKFAAEYAKRRNLKLEDLPRILGWGHHTARIEFDKKIAESREDLYVLPHTREAIVDAFRRAGLSGVAEVSGIETHDCFTTSEYMAIDHFGITKPGESWKAIEEGAIEMGGKIPINPSGGLIGVGHPVGGTGVRQMLDCWRQVSGAAGDYQVEGAERFAMLNIGGSGTTSCAFVVGKH